The Cetobacterium sp. 8H DNA window TCCTTCACAGATGTTTGCTATATCCTCATTTTCTAAAACCATTATAATTTTATTACTCCTTTTCTAAAACTTTATGCTGTAACTCTTCTGTCGAAAGTACATTCTGAAGTTTTTTAGCTTCTTTTTTATTAAACTTAATCTCATCTATAGTAACCTTCATAATTCCTTTAGATTCAATATCAATATATAAGAATCCATTTAATGGACTTATACTCATTACTTTTCCATCACCTTTTTGAGTTTTTACTATTTGATTTACAGCCGGATAAACTTTTAATGCCTCTTCATACTGTTTATACTCATAATTTATACAGCAAAGTAATCTCCCACAAACACCTGATATTTTTGTTGGATTTATTACAAGACCCTGATCTCTTGCCATTTTTATTGAAACTGAATCAAACTTATTAATGAAAGTTCTACAGCAAAGCTCTTTTCCACAAATTCCAATATTTCCTAATATTCTAGCTTCATCTCTAACTCCAATTTGTCTTAACTCGATTCTCAATTTAAATATATTTGCTAGATCTTTTACTAAATCTCTAAAATCTATTCTTCCTTCAGCTGTAAAATAGAATATTAGTTTTGTTTTATCAAATGTATACTCAGTTTCAATTAACTTCATTGGAAGTTTATGATGTTGAATTCTTTCTTTACAAGTTCTATAAGCTATTTTTGCTTCTTCTCTAAGTGATTCATATTTTTTAATCTCTTCT harbors:
- a CDS encoding stage 0 sporulation family protein, whose amino-acid sequence is MTQGNLEIDKNIDETAEIKIQEEVVSDPNKLYNILGVMFETTKKRYSFEIIDDTQYKKGDKVIVDTIRGKEIGIVYGGPMKLEERVLVLPLKPVIKKASEEEIKKYESLREEAKIAYRTCKERIQHHKLPMKLIETEYTFDKTKLIFYFTAEGRIDFRDLVKDLANIFKLRIELRQIGVRDEARILGNIGICGKELCCRTFINKFDSVSIKMARDQGLVINPTKISGVCGRLLCCINYEYKQYEEALKVYPAVNQIVKTQKGDGKVMSISPLNGFLYIDIESKGIMKVTIDEIKFNKKEAKKLQNVLSTEELQHKVLEKE